A section of the Campylobacter lanienae NCTC 13004 genome encodes:
- the ribH gene encoding 6,7-dimethyl-8-ribityllumazine synthase: protein MNILEGRLSLKGDEKIAIIQARFNHIITDRLSEGARDSFLRHGGRDENLSLILVPGAFEIPMALQKALESGKFDAVVCVGAVIRGATPHFDYVSAETTKGIANITLKYAKPVTFGVLTVDNLDQAIERAGSKAGNKGFEAMSNVIEMINLYENLKA, encoded by the coding sequence ATGAATATTTTAGAAGGTAGATTATCTCTAAAAGGAGATGAAAAAATAGCTATAATCCAAGCTAGATTTAATCACATAATCACAGATAGATTAAGCGAGGGCGCTAGGGACTCATTTTTACGCCATGGCGGTAGAGATGAGAATTTATCATTGATTTTAGTTCCTGGGGCTTTTGAGATTCCTATGGCACTTCAAAAAGCCTTAGAAAGTGGCAAATTCGATGCTGTAGTTTGCGTGGGTGCTGTGATCCGTGGCGCTACACCGCATTTTGATTATGTAAGCGCTGAAACCACAAAAGGTATAGCCAACATAACGCTAAAATATGCTAAACCTGTAACATTTGGCGTCTTAACCGTAGATAATCTAGACCAAGCTATCGAAAGAGCCGGCTCAAAAGCTGGTAATAAAGGCTTTGAAGCTATGTCAAATGTAATAGAAATGATAAATTTATATGAAAATTTAAAGGCTTAA
- a CDS encoding porin has translation MKLVKLSLAAIVAAGALSSVASAASLEEAIKNVDVSGYARYRYDSKNTTTNTTSTTKNYHRFTTDANFKAALDDNFFGVIGFRYDSRDASGERRDANTKVGSQDVGNEEYGQTFNVRQYYLGYTAGNTTIQAGRQVLGTFFTDDMVGTGIKVLNSDISGLTLAAIAFDNLQSTDGDMGTRYYVDDQGRSQGIVIGNNNNEYVYDRNLYGVAAIGSYDPVSFQAWYAALDSVAQLYALDVTLGANLGGADLSLQAQYAGSSVWASKVGYWEDGVLSRNVDLDDAQFLAVKAGAKAFGFDGSVGYVNINTQGDGASLISLEDQGGFITAGEDLLDYTLIGADQSIYFVTAGYTFADKVRVGADYVGARYDNEGDYTDAYEAVARVDYKYSKKLNFKTWYSYIDRDNNEDDAKHLRFEARYNF, from the coding sequence ATGAAATTAGTTAAACTAAGCTTAGCTGCTATTGTAGCTGCAGGTGCTCTTTCAAGCGTAGCAAGTGCTGCATCACTTGAAGAAGCTATTAAAAATGTAGATGTATCAGGCTATGCAAGATATAGATATGATAGCAAAAACACTACAACCAACACTACAAGCACTACAAAGAACTACCACAGATTTACAACAGATGCAAATTTCAAAGCTGCACTAGATGATAACTTCTTTGGTGTTATCGGCTTTAGATATGATAGCCGTGATGCATCTGGTGAGAGAAGAGACGCTAACACCAAAGTAGGCTCACAAGATGTTGGTAATGAAGAATATGGTCAAACATTCAATGTCCGCCAATACTATCTAGGATATACAGCAGGTAACACAACTATCCAAGCTGGTCGCCAAGTCCTAGGTACATTCTTCACTGATGATATGGTAGGTACTGGTATCAAAGTTCTTAATAGCGATATCAGCGGTCTGACTCTAGCTGCTATAGCATTTGATAACCTACAAAGCACTGATGGTGATATGGGTACAAGATATTATGTAGATGACCAAGGCAGAAGTCAAGGTATAGTAATTGGTAATAATAATAATGAGTATGTATATGATAGAAACCTATATGGTGTAGCTGCTATCGGCTCATATGATCCAGTAAGCTTCCAAGCATGGTATGCAGCTCTAGATAGCGTAGCTCAACTATACGCTCTTGATGTAACACTAGGAGCTAACCTAGGTGGCGCTGACCTAAGCTTGCAAGCTCAATATGCTGGCTCAAGCGTATGGGCTAGCAAAGTTGGCTATTGGGAAGATGGTGTTTTAAGTCGAAATGTAGATTTAGACGATGCTCAATTCTTAGCTGTTAAAGCTGGTGCTAAAGCATTTGGCTTCGATGGTAGCGTAGGATATGTAAATATCAATACTCAAGGCGATGGCGCTTCTCTAATCTCACTTGAAGACCAAGGTGGCTTCATCACAGCTGGTGAGGATCTACTAGACTATACATTGATCGGTGCTGATCAAAGTATCTACTTCGTAACTGCTGGCTATACATTTGCTGACAAAGTAAGAGTAGGTGCTGACTATGTAGGTGCTAGATATGATAATGAAGGTGACTACACAGATGCTTATGAAGCAGTAGCTAGAGTAGATTATAAATATAGCAAAAAACTTAACTTCAAAACTTGGTATTCATACATTGATAGAGACAACAATGAAGATGATGCTAAACACCTAAGATTTGAAGCTAGATATAACTTCTAA
- a CDS encoding ArsB/NhaD family transporter, with product MAFGIFAIAMVLIYARPFGLPVWLSAVAGALCALAFGVVSTMDALRVLAMVWDSTLVLVGLIIIAMAFEKIGFFDSLATKIISMCADRGYRINRFKFFAIMMVFGLFLATFLANDGAILILTPLVFALFGKGEKGAVMAPLVAFLIFFGFLSDFGSNALSISNLTNIISVNIFDISFGEYFGSMIVAQLSAFLAACVLFWVVLGRRLPMVLEFALPDRQISKSGFIACIVLLLSLPVGSAVFGAMGVPVSGYILIVAVIAIMMQKSGKFELFKRAPFGVVVFSVGLFVMVYGVGKAGGLELLRLGFESIANLDSLASMLGVATLSSVGSAIINNLPMVMLGDLALRELGADSGLIYAHLLGCNIGSKLTPIGSLATLLWLASLRLHGVRIRILDYFKLSFIFSFGVLLAGVLGLWIGRDILNLG from the coding sequence ATGGCGTTTGGGATTTTCGCTATTGCTATGGTGCTAATTTACGCTAGGCCATTTGGGCTGCCGGTGTGGCTAAGTGCGGTGGCTGGGGCGTTATGTGCTTTGGCTTTTGGTGTGGTGAGCACTATGGACGCTTTGAGAGTCTTGGCGATGGTGTGGGACTCGACTTTGGTTTTAGTGGGGCTTATAATCATCGCTATGGCTTTTGAGAAGATAGGGTTTTTCGATAGTTTGGCTACGAAAATTATATCAATGTGCGCTGATCGTGGGTATAGGATCAATAGATTTAAATTTTTTGCTATTATGATGGTGTTTGGGCTGTTTTTGGCTACATTTTTGGCAAATGATGGGGCGATTTTGATCCTTACGCCTTTGGTGTTTGCGCTCTTTGGTAAGGGTGAGAAGGGTGCTGTGATGGCGCCTTTGGTTGCGTTTTTAATATTTTTTGGATTTTTGAGTGATTTTGGCTCAAATGCTTTGAGTATTTCTAATCTTACAAATATAATTAGTGTTAATATCTTTGATATCTCATTTGGTGAGTATTTTGGCTCTATGATTGTGGCGCAATTATCTGCTTTTTTAGCGGCGTGTGTGCTCTTTTGGGTGGTGCTTGGTAGGCGGTTGCCTATGGTGCTTGAATTTGCTTTGCCAGATAGGCAAATTAGCAAGAGTGGGTTTATAGCTTGTATTGTTTTGCTTTTGTCTTTGCCTGTTGGGAGTGCGGTATTTGGGGCGATGGGAGTGCCTGTAAGTGGATATATCTTGATTGTAGCGGTGATAGCTATAATGATGCAAAAGAGCGGTAAATTTGAGCTATTTAAAAGAGCGCCATTTGGGGTTGTGGTATTTAGTGTGGGGCTTTTTGTGATGGTTTATGGCGTGGGTAAGGCTGGTGGATTGGAGCTTTTGCGTTTGGGCTTTGAGAGTATCGCAAATTTAGATAGCTTGGCTTCGATGCTTGGGGTGGCGACACTATCTAGCGTGGGATCTGCGATTATAAATAATTTGCCGATGGTGATGCTAGGGGATTTGGCGCTTAGGGAGCTTGGGGCTGATAGTGGGCTGATATATGCGCATTTGCTTGGGTGTAATATCGGGTCTAAGCTTACGCCGATTGGATCGCTAGCTACGCTTTTGTGGCTTGCTAGTTTGAGATTACATGGTGTGAGAATTAGAATTTTGGATTATTTTAAGCTTTCGTTTATATTTAGTTTTGGTGTGCTTTTGGCTGGAGTTTTGGGGCTTTGGATTGGGCGTGATATCTTGAATTTGGGGTAA
- a CDS encoding NAD(P)-dependent alcohol dehydrogenase: MSIFTDRIPAKGYALQSKDSKFSSFEFTRHSLGDGDILIEILYSGICHSDIHTARDEWGGTIYPCVPGHEIAGQVVAVGKNVSKFKVGDYAGVGCMVNSCGECDACKASMEQFCERGKTIYTYNSSDCFHGGENTYGGYSNNIVVSEKFAIKVAKNAPLDKVAPLLCAGITTYSPLKFSKIKAGDRVGVAGFGGLGMMAVKYAVKMGASVSVFARNDKKKSQAMELGVSNFYTTNDKNIVNERFDLIISTIPTNYNVGAYIDLLKYGGELAIVGLPPYSQAPSVSIIDLVFKAGKKVYGSLIGGIKETQEMMDFSLENEIYPETIIVSPSQIDEVYEKLTNGSGEFRYVIDMRAK; encoded by the coding sequence ATGAGTATTTTCACAGATAGAATCCCTGCTAAGGGATATGCGTTGCAATCAAAGGATTCTAAATTTAGCTCTTTTGAATTCACTCGCCATAGCTTAGGTGATGGGGATATTTTGATTGAAATTTTGTATAGCGGGATATGTCATAGCGATATTCACACGGCTAGAGATGAGTGGGGCGGGACTATTTATCCATGCGTGCCTGGTCATGAGATAGCTGGTCAAGTGGTCGCTGTGGGTAAAAATGTGAGTAAATTTAAAGTTGGGGATTATGCTGGGGTAGGATGTATGGTAAATAGCTGTGGAGAGTGCGATGCGTGTAAGGCTAGTATGGAGCAGTTTTGTGAGCGTGGTAAGACTATTTATACTTATAATTCTAGTGATTGCTTTCATGGTGGTGAGAATACATATGGCGGATACTCTAATAATATAGTTGTGAGTGAGAAATTTGCCATCAAAGTGGCAAAAAATGCGCCATTAGATAAGGTAGCGCCACTTTTGTGTGCTGGGATAACTACATATTCACCACTTAAATTTTCTAAGATAAAAGCTGGTGATAGGGTCGGTGTGGCTGGATTTGGCGGTCTTGGGATGATGGCTGTGAAATATGCTGTTAAGATGGGGGCTAGTGTTAGTGTCTTTGCTAGAAATGATAAGAAAAAATCTCAAGCTATGGAGCTTGGGGTTAGTAATTTCTATACTACAAATGATAAAAATATAGTTAATGAGAGATTTGATCTTATCATATCTACTATACCGACTAATTATAATGTGGGAGCTTATATAGATCTGCTCAAATATGGCGGAGAGCTGGCTATCGTGGGATTGCCGCCGTATTCACAGGCGCCTAGTGTGAGCATAATAGATCTAGTATTTAAAGCTGGTAAAAAGGTATATGGCTCACTCATTGGTGGGATTAAAGAGACGCAAGAGATGATGGACTTTTCGCTTGAAAATGAAATTTACCCTGAAACTATAATAGTATCGCCATCGCAAATCGATGAAGTATATGAGAAGCTCACAAATGGCTCTGGGGAGTTTCGCTATGTGATTGATATGAGGGCTAAATAA
- the nusB gene encoding transcription antitermination factor NusB produces the protein MATRHQVRQCVVSLLYAKEMGSQMEQFSDEFLEEKKIRNDQKNFTISLYNGVLDNIDNIDNLLNNYLGKWKLDQIGIVERQILRLGAYEMKYSDIDLAIAINEAVILANELASESSIKLINGVLDAIAKDK, from the coding sequence ATGGCTACTAGACATCAAGTAAGGCAGTGCGTAGTAAGCTTGCTCTACGCCAAAGAGATGGGTAGTCAGATGGAGCAATTTAGCGATGAGTTCTTAGAAGAAAAGAAGATCCGAAACGACCAAAAAAACTTCACAATCAGCCTATATAACGGCGTTTTAGATAATATTGATAATATCGATAACTTGCTTAATAACTACCTTGGCAAATGGAAGCTAGATCAAATCGGCATAGTAGAAAGGCAGATTCTACGCCTTGGGGCTTATGAGATGAAATATAGCGATATAGACCTAGCCATCGCTATAAACGAAGCCGTAATCTTAGCTAATGAGTTAGCATCAGAATCTTCTATCAAGCTTATAAATGGCGTTTTAGACGCAATCGCAAAGGATAAATAG
- a CDS encoding DMT family transporter, protein MIYSLALLVAGFCEVLGVAALNQMAKSKSIAKIFYFISLIIAFGGSISLLGFAMNEFSMSVAYAVWTGIGAVGAVAVGVVFNGEKFTIPKAVYLFLIIFSVIMLKFI, encoded by the coding sequence GTGATATATAGTCTTGCTCTTTTGGTTGCTGGATTTTGCGAAGTTTTAGGCGTGGCAGCTCTAAATCAAATGGCAAAAAGCAAGAGCATTGCTAAGATATTTTATTTTATATCTTTGATAATTGCTTTTGGTGGTTCTATATCCTTGCTTGGCTTTGCTATGAATGAATTTTCCATGTCTGTGGCGTATGCCGTATGGACTGGTATAGGTGCTGTTGGCGCTGTGGCCGTGGGAGTAGTATTTAATGGTGAGAAATTCACTATCCCAAAGGCGGTTTATCTATTTTTAATAATTTTTAGTGTAATAATGTTGAAATTTATTTAA
- a CDS encoding DMT family transporter — protein sequence MSYNKFLIRHLGIYYMLIASMLFAGTGALSKLLSSELNSIEIVFFRNIIGLFLIILMIYKKPLHQTGGKFWLLAFRGIIGTIGLYAFFYNIAHIDLATAFTFSKTSPIFTALFAAFLFKERLNYLSWFAIFIGFIGILFIVEPTLGVSKDEYIGLISGIGAAMAYTSIRGLRKHYDTRAIVLSFMICGSAMPLLSMIVGSFYYRPNLDFLISPFVMPSLNGWVMIVIMGLLATAFQIYLTKAYAASKKAGVVAAVGYSDVVFSMIFGLILGDSLPSSLAFLGIIMIIGAGILVAYQR from the coding sequence ATGAGTTATAATAAATTTTTAATCCGACATTTAGGTATATATTATATGCTTATTGCCTCTATGCTTTTTGCTGGGACTGGGGCTTTATCTAAGCTTTTAAGCAGTGAGCTTAACTCTATTGAGATTGTATTTTTCCGTAATATCATAGGGTTATTTCTCATCATCTTGATGATATATAAAAAGCCACTTCATCAAACTGGGGGCAAATTTTGGCTCTTGGCATTTCGTGGCATTATAGGCACTATCGGGCTATATGCGTTTTTTTATAATATTGCTCATATAGATTTGGCTACAGCTTTTACATTTTCTAAAACTAGTCCGATTTTTACCGCACTTTTTGCGGCTTTTTTATTTAAAGAGAGACTTAATTATCTTAGTTGGTTTGCTATTTTTATTGGGTTTATTGGAATTTTATTTATTGTTGAGCCGACTCTTGGAGTTAGTAAAGATGAGTATATAGGATTGATTAGCGGTATTGGTGCGGCGATGGCATATACGAGCATTAGGGGGCTTAGAAAGCATTATGATACTAGGGCGATTGTTTTGTCTTTTATGATTTGTGGGAGTGCTATGCCGCTTTTATCCATGATTGTTGGGAGTTTTTATTATAGGCCAAATTTGGATTTTTTGATTAGTCCATTTGTGATGCCTAGCTTAAATGGTTGGGTTATGATAGTTATTATGGGATTATTGGCTACGGCATTTCAAATTTATCTTACCAAAGCTTACGCAGCAAGCAAAAAAGCCGGCGTAGTCGCAGCAGTAGGTTATAGTGATGTAGTTTTTAGTATGATTTTTGGGTTAATTTTGGGTGATTCTTTGCCTAGTTCTTTGGCGTTTTTGGGGATTATAATGATTATAGGAGCTGGGATTTTGGTCGCTTATCAAAGGTGA
- a CDS encoding YcfL family protein, producing MKKLAMFLICAMLFGCAGNSDIVLGDNGYNSNLVSLEAIDRDIVQGINHRFNDLGLLEFQVILKSNSEMDVAYKVIWLDESGFELRNSIDESYKVLRLNANRQISINKLAQDKRAKSFKIYLTTKGL from the coding sequence ATGAAAAAATTAGCAATGTTTTTGATATGTGCTATGCTGTTTGGCTGTGCTGGTAATAGCGATATAGTCTTAGGGGATAATGGCTATAACTCGAATTTAGTAAGCCTAGAGGCGATAGATAGGGATATAGTCCAAGGTATCAATCACAGATTTAATGATCTTGGGTTATTGGAGTTTCAAGTTATTTTAAAAAGTAATTCTGAAATGGATGTGGCGTATAAGGTGATTTGGCTAGATGAGAGTGGATTTGAGCTTAGAAATTCGATCGATGAGAGCTATAAGGTTTTGCGTCTTAATGCTAATCGCCAAATCTCTATCAATAAACTAGCTCAAGACAAAAGAGCTAAAAGTTTTAAAATTTATCTAACTACAAAGGGGTTATAA
- the pyrF gene encoding orotidine-5'-phosphate decarboxylase: MKLCVALDMAKKDDCLALAKELKGLDLWLKVGLRAYLRDGVKFIEELKNISDFKIFLDLKIYDIPNTMADACEVISSLGVDMINIHASAGQIAMKAVMDRLNSLPKRPLVLAVSALTSFDESEFKSIYNSSINQSVINMAQISYKSGLDGMVCSVYESLAIKSVTNDNFITLTPGIRPFGEENADQKRVADLTTALDNKSDFIVVGRPIYASNNPKEITQRILSQI; the protein is encoded by the coding sequence ATGAAGCTTTGTGTAGCATTAGATATGGCTAAAAAAGATGATTGCCTAGCCCTTGCTAAGGAGCTAAAAGGGCTAGATCTGTGGCTTAAAGTTGGGTTAAGAGCTTACCTTAGAGATGGGGTTAAATTCATAGAAGAGCTAAAAAATATTAGCGATTTTAAGATATTTTTAGACCTTAAAATTTATGATATCCCAAATACCATGGCCGATGCGTGTGAAGTCATCTCATCACTTGGCGTAGATATGATAAATATCCACGCAAGTGCCGGCCAAATCGCTATGAAAGCGGTTATGGATAGGCTAAATTCGCTCCCTAAAAGGCCATTGGTTTTGGCTGTTTCAGCTTTGACTAGCTTTGATGAGAGTGAGTTTAAATCCATTTATAATTCTAGTATCAATCAAAGTGTTATCAATATGGCTCAAATATCCTACAAATCGGGCTTAGATGGTATGGTATGCTCTGTTTATGAGAGCCTAGCTATCAAATCTGTTACTAATGATAACTTCATCACCCTAACACCAGGAATTCGCCCATTTGGCGAAGAAAACGCCGACCAAAAAAGAGTAGCCGACCTAACTACAGCCCTAGATAATAAATCCGATTTTATCGTAGTTGGCAGACCTATATACGCATCCAATAACCCCAAAGAGATAACCCAAAGGATACTAAGCCAAATTTAA
- the lpoB gene encoding penicillin-binding protein activator LpoB — MSVVAATLLLSGCTNQPFYTDNSGKVNQGDTITLGLSNEDFELAAETMINSLLSDPAFANQKPGVRKVVAIGRVVNDTALRLDTDKLTRKITQAMRRSGKFVLTSAVASGGALDSMSEDVRELRGNDEFNQKTIAKKGTLISPDFSLFGKIRQDNIRLSNGKTKVEYLFLLGLTDLNSGLVYWEDEKIINKAGSSDSVTW; from the coding sequence ATGAGTGTGGTGGCGGCAACTTTGTTGCTTAGTGGATGTACTAATCAGCCATTTTATACAGATAATAGTGGCAAAGTCAATCAAGGTGATACTATTACCCTTGGGTTAAGCAATGAGGATTTTGAGTTAGCGGCTGAGACTATGATAAATAGCTTGCTTAGTGATCCGGCATTTGCTAATCAAAAGCCAGGGGTCAGAAAAGTTGTAGCGATAGGAAGAGTAGTCAATGATACGGCTCTTAGGCTAGATACTGATAAACTAACTAGGAAAATCACTCAAGCTATGAGAAGATCAGGTAAGTTTGTGCTTACTTCTGCGGTGGCATCTGGTGGGGCGCTTGATAGTATGAGCGAAGATGTCAGAGAGCTAAGGGGTAATGATGAATTTAATCAAAAAACAATAGCCAAAAAGGGAACTCTAATCTCGCCTGATTTTTCGCTATTTGGTAAAATTCGTCAAGATAATATAAGATTAAGCAACGGCAAAACAAAGGTTGAATATCTATTTTTACTTGGTTTGACTGATCTGAATTCGGGTCTAGTGTATTGGGAGGATGAAAAGATAATCAATAAAGCCGGCTCTAGCGATAGCGTAACTTGGTAA
- a CDS encoding SMR family transporter: MSNKGFFWVILGATFECGWAYGLKHANTTLEWIATALLICCSFSSFMLSFRYLSASVAYTMFIGFGTIFIVGAEIVTNYFNNESISFIRILFILLIIIGVLGLKRSEA, encoded by the coding sequence GTGAGTAATAAGGGCTTTTTTTGGGTGATTTTGGGGGCGACTTTTGAGTGCGGATGGGCGTATGGGCTTAAACACGCTAATACCACGCTTGAATGGATCGCTACGGCTCTTTTGATCTGTTGTAGTTTTTCATCTTTTATGCTTAGTTTTAGATACCTTAGTGCGAGTGTGGCATATACTATGTTTATCGGCTTTGGGACTATATTTATAGTAGGGGCTGAGATTGTGACAAACTACTTTAATAACGAGAGTATAAGCTTTATTAGAATTCTATTTATCTTGCTTATAATTATCGGTGTATTAGGGCTTAAAAGGAGTGAGGCGTGA
- the kdsA gene encoding 3-deoxy-8-phosphooctulonate synthase: MILIAGPCVIESRDLVFKVAQNLVEIANLDWIDFYFKSSFDKANRTSISSFRGPGLENGLKILDEVKREFGFKILTDIHESYQAQPAAQVADALQIPAFLCRQTDLLVAAAKTKAMINIKKGQFLSPDAMKHSVKKVLETRGVSEFGYEVARDNGVFLCERGSTFGYGNLVVDMRSLPIMREFAPVVFDATHSVQMPSANGATSGGDSRFVPYLARAAAAVGVDGFFYETHINPCEAMCDGPNMLNLEALKANLDEIKRIKDALGE, from the coding sequence ATGATATTAATAGCTGGACCTTGCGTCATCGAGAGCAGGGATTTGGTCTTTAAAGTAGCACAAAATTTAGTAGAGATAGCGAATTTAGATTGGATAGATTTTTATTTTAAATCTAGTTTTGACAAGGCCAATCGCACAAGCATTAGTAGCTTTAGAGGCCCAGGGCTTGAAAATGGGCTAAAAATCTTAGATGAGGTTAAAAGGGAATTTGGCTTTAAAATCCTAACCGATATCCACGAAAGTTATCAAGCCCAGCCCGCAGCGCAAGTAGCAGATGCCCTACAGATACCAGCATTTTTATGCCGCCAGACAGATTTGCTAGTAGCAGCAGCCAAAACCAAAGCTATGATAAATATCAAAAAGGGTCAATTCCTAAGCCCTGATGCGATGAAACATAGCGTTAAAAAGGTCTTAGAGACTCGTGGCGTGAGTGAATTTGGCTATGAAGTTGCTAGGGATAATGGGGTATTTTTATGTGAGAGAGGCTCTACATTTGGTTATGGAAATTTAGTAGTGGATATGAGAAGTTTGCCTATTATGAGAGAGTTTGCGCCTGTTGTTTTCGATGCTACTCATAGCGTTCAAATGCCAAGTGCAAACGGCGCTACAAGTGGTGGCGATAGCAGATTTGTGCCATATCTAGCTAGGGCAGCAGCCGCTGTGGGTGTGGATGGATTTTTCTATGAAACGCATATTAATCCATGTGAGGCTATGTGCGATGGGCCAAATATGCTAAATCTTGAAGCCCTTAAAGCAAATTTAGACGAGATCAAAAGGATCAAGGACGCCTTAGGTGAGTAA
- a CDS encoding metal-dependent hydrolase: protein MTFRTHLAIGALGGMGFVSAVDLGSVDRVYIFGLILLGSVLPDIDEPRSFISKKFPLVSGVTATFFDHRGPTHFLFIPILLFVAWGIFGYIWLGAIGFGMIMHHLGDMLTPSGIRGYFYPFKRGFIARILPKNYAIKTGSKIELMLVLPIILVVDGLLGARVLGFDIDMGRILGILNLI, encoded by the coding sequence ATGACTTTTAGGACGCATTTGGCTATCGGGGCGCTTGGTGGCATGGGATTTGTGAGTGCTGTGGATTTGGGTAGTGTGGATAGGGTTTATATATTTGGTTTGATTTTACTTGGGAGTGTGCTACCTGATATTGATGAGCCTAGGAGCTTTATCTCTAAGAAGTTTCCATTGGTTTCTGGGGTAACGGCGACATTTTTTGACCATAGGGGGCCTACGCATTTTCTTTTTATACCGATTTTGCTCTTTGTGGCGTGGGGGATTTTTGGTTATATTTGGCTTGGGGCGATTGGGTTTGGGATGATTATGCATCATTTGGGTGATATGCTGACGCCTAGTGGGATTCGTGGGTATTTCTATCCTTTTAAAAGGGGATTTATAGCTAGAATTTTACCGAAAAATTATGCTATCAAGACTGGCTCAAAGATAGAATTAATGCTGGTGTTGCCTATAATTTTGGTAGTTGATGGGTTGCTTGGGGCTAGGGTTTTGGGCTTTGATATTGATATGGGTAGGATACTTGGAATTTTAAATTTGATTTAA
- a CDS encoding asparaginase — MAQAKPKIAILATGGTIVSSIEDCVATTGYSVGGLSVENLISGVKGIEDLATITTKQISNIDSANMRDEIWLKLAKEINQILDSDFDGVVITHGTDTMEETAYFLHLTIKSHKPVILVGAMRPSNSVSSDGAKNLYNAVALAANKESKFKGVMVTMNDKILSARGVTKTHTLNLDAFSSPDFGDLGYMVDGKAYFYSAITKAHTTNTPFDISQISNLPKVDILYSYSNDGNAVAAKALFANGTKGLVIAGSGAGSIHEDHEKALKELISQGLKVVVSSRISQGRVALNSEKKSLGFISAEELNPQKARVLLMLSLIKTDDISQIQDYFLKY; from the coding sequence ATGGCGCAAGCAAAGCCAAAAATCGCTATTTTAGCCACTGGTGGGACAATTGTTAGTAGCATTGAAGATTGCGTTGCTACTACTGGATATAGTGTTGGGGGTTTGAGTGTTGAGAATTTGATTAGTGGAGTTAAGGGGATTGAAGATCTAGCCACCATAACTACCAAGCAAATTTCAAATATCGATAGCGCTAATATGCGTGATGAAATTTGGCTTAAACTTGCTAAAGAGATTAACCAAATTTTAGATAGTGATTTTGATGGAGTTGTGATAACTCACGGGACTGACACTATGGAAGAGACGGCCTATTTTTTACACTTAACTATCAAAAGCCATAAGCCTGTGATTTTAGTAGGTGCTATGAGACCATCAAATAGCGTAAGCTCTGATGGGGCTAAAAATCTATATAACGCAGTAGCCTTAGCAGCCAATAAAGAGTCTAAATTTAAAGGCGTTATGGTAACAATGAATGATAAAATCCTAAGCGCTAGGGGTGTAACAAAAACTCATACCCTAAATTTAGACGCCTTTTCATCGCCTGATTTTGGTGATTTGGGCTATATGGTAGATGGCAAGGCCTATTTTTATAGTGCCATTACCAAAGCTCACACCACAAACACCCCATTTGATATAAGCCAAATATCAAATTTACCAAAGGTAGATATCTTGTATAGCTACTCAAATGATGGCAACGCCGTAGCGGCTAAGGCGCTTTTTGCTAATGGGACAAAGGGGTTAGTAATAGCTGGAAGTGGCGCTGGAAGTATCCACGAAGATCACGAAAAAGCCCTAAAAGAGCTGATAAGCCAAGGGCTTAAAGTCGTTGTAAGCTCACGAATTTCGCAAGGGCGAGTCGCTTTAAATAGTGAGAAAAAATCTCTTGGCTTTATCAGTGCTGAAGAGCTAAATCCGCAAAAAGCTAGAGTTTTGCTTATGTTATCTTTGATTAAAACAGATGATATTAGCCAAATTCAAGACTATTTTTTGAAATATTAA